One stretch of Sinomonas terrae DNA includes these proteins:
- a CDS encoding AAA family ATPase, translating to MKVPIAVIGPDFGDVGERLGRRGHSVVVVRECDELAELIAACQSGAARVAVVAGGTADVTMTLVDRLLAVGVGIVCLTDDDGERRRLDGLGAFAASVDVPAEGFEELVAAAADHATGPDAMRASSFSFVGALPAATAVGRPRSEVQSRAAHGEGTGEEPSEPRGRIMAFWGPVGSPGRTTLAVNAAAELVAQNRKVFLIDADTYGPSVAPHLGLLDESAGLAQACRVADQGQLDSQALDRLAVPVVTQGGELRVLTGITRADRWNELRAASLSAVLDAARRTADDVVVDVGFCVEADEELSFDTMAPRRNAATLRVLEMADRLVAVGSADAIGMPRLVRSIDELAAAVPSANPDIVFNKVRRSALGRFPDRALRDAWERFGPARPIVGLVPFEEETVDAALLSGQTLLEAAPQSPVRRAIADLVCSPVQRKRRFAVPSARAGVRRPR from the coding sequence GTGAAGGTTCCCATCGCCGTCATCGGTCCTGACTTCGGAGATGTCGGCGAGCGGCTTGGTCGGAGGGGACATTCTGTTGTCGTCGTCAGGGAGTGCGATGAGCTCGCGGAGCTGATCGCTGCATGCCAGAGCGGCGCGGCTCGCGTCGCGGTGGTGGCTGGCGGTACAGCCGATGTCACCATGACGCTCGTCGACCGGCTCCTCGCCGTCGGGGTGGGGATCGTCTGCCTCACGGACGACGACGGTGAGAGACGTCGCCTTGATGGTCTGGGAGCGTTCGCCGCTTCCGTCGATGTACCGGCAGAGGGATTCGAGGAGCTCGTCGCCGCCGCGGCAGATCATGCGACCGGCCCGGATGCGATGCGAGCCTCGTCTTTTTCCTTTGTGGGCGCGCTCCCGGCGGCCACTGCCGTCGGCAGGCCTCGCTCAGAGGTCCAGAGCCGAGCCGCGCACGGGGAAGGAACCGGCGAAGAACCGAGCGAGCCGCGGGGCCGGATTATGGCGTTCTGGGGACCCGTCGGATCTCCCGGGCGCACGACACTCGCTGTGAATGCGGCGGCGGAGCTGGTCGCCCAGAACCGGAAGGTGTTCCTCATCGACGCTGACACCTATGGACCAAGCGTCGCGCCGCACCTAGGACTGCTCGACGAATCGGCGGGCCTCGCACAGGCGTGTCGGGTGGCAGACCAAGGCCAGCTCGATTCTCAAGCACTCGACCGGCTTGCCGTTCCCGTCGTCACCCAGGGTGGAGAGCTCCGCGTGCTCACCGGCATCACGAGAGCCGACCGATGGAACGAGCTGCGGGCGGCATCCCTCTCAGCCGTCCTCGACGCCGCTCGCCGCACGGCGGATGACGTGGTGGTGGATGTCGGTTTCTGCGTCGAGGCGGACGAGGAGCTCTCCTTCGACACGATGGCACCCCGGCGCAATGCCGCGACCCTTAGGGTGCTGGAGATGGCGGATCGACTCGTGGCCGTTGGCTCAGCCGACGCAATCGGCATGCCACGACTTGTCCGGTCCATCGACGAACTCGCTGCCGCTGTGCCTAGCGCGAATCCGGACATCGTTTTCAACAAGGTGAGGAGGAGCGCTTTGGGCCGATTCCCCGACAGGGCTCTGCGCGACGCCTGGGAGCGCTTTGGGCCCGCTCGGCCGATCGTCGGGCTCGTTCCCTTCGAAGAAGAGACGGTGGATGCAGCTCTCCTTTCCGGCCAGACTCTGCTGGAAGCTGCCCCTCAGAGCCCGGTGCGACGAGCGATCGCAGACCTCGTCTGTTCGCCCGTCCAGCGAAAACGAAGATTTGCTGTACCAAGTGCTAGGGCAGGCGTACGGAGACCGCGCTAG